One stretch of Ipomoea triloba cultivar NCNSP0323 chromosome 8, ASM357664v1 DNA includes these proteins:
- the LOC116026802 gene encoding thaumatin-like protein 1 — MSSAFTFATTVAIILAIIEGVVGASLTFINRCDYTVWPGILANAGSERLDSTGFELGPGGSREFHAPASWSGRIWGRTGCSFDVSTGQGSCATGDCGSSQVECNGAGATPPATLAEFTIGSGAQDFYDVSLVDGYNLPMQVEAVGGSGACGSTGCAKDLNRMCPDELRAADGQACKSACRAFGTPEYCCSGAYGSPATCKPSMYSEMFKTACPRSYSYAYDDATSTFTCSGADYKITFCPSLTSRKSSLLPSFSTGVAGNEDSGPEDSMFSGRSWLPGFLTGDSSRMTSQFGLHSKSPITSAIAFFILLLIHLLQLFLL, encoded by the exons ATGTCTTCTGCTTTTACTTTCGCCACTACCGTCGCCATTATCCTCGCCATCATTGAAG GCGTTGTTGGGGCTTCTTTGACGTTTATTAATAGGTGTGACTACACAGTATGGCCGGGGATTCTTGCCAATGCGGGTAGTGAAAGATTGGATAGTACCGGGTTCGAGCTCGGGCCGGGCGGGTCGAGGGAATTCCACGCGCCGGCGAGTTGGTCGGGTCGGATCTGGGGGCGGACGGGGTGCAGCTTCGACGTTAGCACGGGACAAGGAAGCTGCGCCACGGGCGATTGCGGCTCAAGCCAGGTAGAATGCAATGGCGCCGGCGCGACGCCGCCGGCCACGCTAGCCGAGTTCACGATCGGCTCGGGCGCGCAGGACTTCTATGACGTCAGCCTGGTGGACGGCTACAACTTGCCAATGCAAGTGGAAGCCGTGGGCGGCTCGGGCGCGTGTGGCTCGACCGGCTGCGCCAAGGACCTGAACCGGATGTGCCCGGACGAGCTCCGTGCAGCCGACGGGCAGGCGTGCAAGAGCGCCTGCAGGGCGTTCGGGACGCCGGAATATTGCTGCAGCGGCGCGTACGGCTCACCGGCGACGTGTAAGCCGTCGATGTACTCCGAGATGTTCAAGACGGCGTGCCCGCGCTCGTATAGCTACGCCTACGATGACGCCACTAGTACGTTTACGTGTAGCGGAGCCGATTATAAGATTACATTCTGTCCTTCATTAACAAG CCGGAAATCGTCGTTGTTGCCGTCGTTCAGCACAGGCGTGGCCGGAAATGAAGATTCGGGTCCGGAGGACAGTATGTTTTCGGGTCGGTCATGGCTGCCGGGTTTCCTGACTGGGGATTCGTCGAGAATGACGTCACAATTTGGCTTGCATTCCAAGTCTCCGATAACCTCAGCCATTGcattttttattcttcttttaattcacttattacaattatttttgttataa